A single window of Candidatus Methylomirabilota bacterium DNA harbors:
- the rimI gene encoding ribosomal protein S18-alanine N-acetyltransferase, with the protein MATLFTERMRPADLDEVLAIERASFTMPWSRGAFLYEIEQNRVARCYVTREAERIVGYICVWEVADEMHITNIAVHPDERRRGIGRSLLGSILEEARRRATRAVVLEVRPSNSEARALYEAFGFRVVGRRRGYYYDTGEDALVMEVALAGEEPGRAAGGNPRAS; encoded by the coding sequence GTGGCGACGCTGTTCACTGAACGGATGCGGCCGGCCGACCTGGACGAGGTGCTGGCCATCGAGCGCGCCTCCTTCACCATGCCCTGGTCGCGGGGAGCGTTCCTCTACGAGATCGAGCAGAACCGCGTCGCCCGCTGCTACGTCACGCGCGAGGCCGAGCGTATCGTCGGCTACATCTGCGTCTGGGAGGTCGCCGACGAGATGCACATCACCAACATCGCCGTGCATCCCGACGAGCGCCGGCGGGGTATCGGGCGGAGCCTTCTGGGCTCGATCCTCGAGGAGGCCCGGCGGCGGGCCACGCGGGCGGTCGTGCTGGAGGTCCGGCCGAGCAACAGCGAGGCCCGCGCCCTCTACGAGGCCTTCGGATTTCGGGTCGTCGGCCGCCGGCGCGGGTACTACTACGACACCGGAGAGGACGCCCTGGTGATGGAAGTCGCCCTCGCCGGGGAGGAGCCCGGCCGCGCTGCGGGCGGGAACCCGCGCGCCAGTTGA
- the tsaB gene encoding tRNA (adenosine(37)-N6)-threonylcarbamoyltransferase complex dimerization subunit type 1 TsaB: MRLLAVETSTLAGGVAILEDDRLRGEYLLDVSATHSERLLPAIDRLLADAGWGPSDLQGLAVAVGPGSFTGLRIGLSAVKGLALALGVPVAAVPTLDAMAAALPFASLPVCPVLDARKGEVYCSLYRWEGEAVRREWDYAALPPEALAARLSEPVILLGDGARLVPAAHAILAPPHRRVPSPGAVGVLGLARLEAGESVAAAALTPIYLRPSEAELKHRGDAVH; encoded by the coding sequence GTGCGCCTGCTGGCCGTGGAGACGTCGACCCTCGCCGGAGGCGTGGCGATCCTGGAGGACGACCGGCTGCGCGGGGAGTACCTTTTGGACGTGAGCGCCACGCACTCGGAGCGGCTGCTGCCCGCGATCGATCGCCTCCTGGCCGACGCCGGCTGGGGCCCGAGCGATCTGCAAGGACTCGCCGTCGCCGTGGGGCCCGGCTCGTTCACGGGCTTGCGCATCGGGCTCAGCGCCGTCAAGGGACTGGCCCTGGCGCTCGGCGTGCCGGTGGCCGCGGTTCCGACGCTGGATGCGATGGCGGCGGCGTTGCCCTTCGCGTCACTGCCGGTCTGCCCTGTGCTCGACGCCCGCAAAGGCGAGGTCTACTGCAGTCTGTATCGTTGGGAGGGTGAGGCGGTGCGGCGGGAATGGGACTACGCGGCGCTGCCGCCGGAGGCGTTGGCCGCTCGGCTGAGCGAGCCGGTGATCCTGCTCGGTGACGGCGCCCGCCTCGTCCCCGCGGCGCACGCGATCCTGGCACCGCCCCACCGGCGCGTGCCTTCCCCCGGGGCGGTCGGGGTGCTGGGCCTGGCCCGGCTCGAGGCGGGGGAGAGCGTGGCCGCCGCGGCCCTGACGCCCATCTACCTGCGCCCGTCGGAGGCGGAGCTCAAACATCGTGGCGACGCTGTTCACTGA
- a CDS encoding phosphoribosyltransferase family protein produces MPVAPRKDPSAVEAEVREKIHLEILKRTGAYHANDHVLLPSGQHTSEYIEKTLVTTEPSFTEGLGAVIAKHFAQWPVDVVLSTGPGALILSHCVARAHPSRPIVLYGTKGMAAGKRRVSLPVEFQRLLREGTRVLLIEDLVSTGTTLKLLIDLVEQLGAEIVGIGCLWRRTSVNMDGKPVFSLVSRDFPTYAAGTCPLCKKGVPLNEEFVRRRHHRRPSTVKEVREP; encoded by the coding sequence ATGCCGGTGGCGCCCCGCAAAGATCCTTCTGCCGTCGAGGCGGAGGTCCGCGAAAAGATCCATCTCGAGATCCTGAAACGGACGGGCGCCTACCACGCCAACGATCACGTCCTGCTTCCCTCGGGCCAGCACACCAGCGAATACATCGAGAAGACCCTGGTGACGACGGAGCCCTCCTTCACCGAGGGCCTGGGGGCGGTCATCGCCAAGCACTTCGCCCAGTGGCCGGTGGACGTCGTCCTCTCCACCGGCCCGGGGGCGCTCATCCTCTCTCACTGCGTGGCCCGCGCCCACCCGTCCCGCCCCATCGTCCTCTACGGGACCAAGGGCATGGCCGCCGGCAAGCGGCGGGTCTCACTGCCCGTCGAGTTCCAGCGTCTGCTCCGGGAGGGGACGCGTGTCCTGCTGATCGAAGACCTGGTGTCGACGGGCACGACGCTCAAGCTGCTCATCGACCTGGTGGAACAGCTCGGCGCCGAGATCGTGGGGATCGGCTGCCTGTGGCGGCGCACCTCCGTCAACATGGACGGCAAGCCGGTGTTCAGCCTGGTCAGCCGGGATTTTCCGACCTACGCGGCCGGGACGTGTCCGCTATGCAAGAAGGGCGTGCCTCTCAACGAGGAGTTCGTGCGCCGGCGCCATCACCGGCGGCCCTCCACCGTGAAGGAAGTTCGCGAGCCCTAG
- a CDS encoding radical SAM protein: MKRALKKLVFVEPKSTHLHIYSRVCIPRLGSVLLATIMRARGYDTRTYIEDIHPIDMNDVLSADLVGISAITSTAPQSYRLADKVREAGGLVVMGGTHTSFLAEEGLRHADFVIRGEGEFAFQELVEAIERGGGFEKIQNLSYLVDGRAVHNPERPKIPNLDVNPIPDYHLIRGWKAGGVISIATSRGCPFSCTFCSVPGMYGHAFRTHSIGRVLEELAVHKDAMYAFFADDIFTANKKRVKELLRGMIDRGLTPEWGAQVRTETVDDPELLQLMRDSNCFNVYVGFESINPRTLKLFQKKQDLAKIERSIERFHAHKIRIHGMFVVGSDEDDLETIDATAEFALKHDIDSVQFMILTPIPGSPDWESLYANGEKYVINDNWSLYDGHHTVHQPRRMSPYELQMAAINAMAKFYSWRGIAQKILKRDIYYTTIRYWGKKMIRQWWKDEENRAHVEWLRDQLYADARQLGHRDMKTVGLPEVLLQDSLGRLLQRFLSELGVTVVPLAEVALEGAARARQTIDCVITPLVKRAAREREEFYSRLTAVSTAVHAQWDKLPKVSFPLIEGQGPVFEPFAKIGLLFTRNLDQIRTAYRDAGVAEGLWEGA; encoded by the coding sequence ATGAAGCGTGCGCTCAAGAAACTGGTGTTCGTCGAGCCCAAGAGCACCCACCTGCACATCTACAGCCGCGTGTGCATTCCCCGGCTGGGCTCCGTCCTCCTGGCCACCATCATGCGAGCCCGGGGCTACGACACGCGAACCTACATCGAGGACATCCATCCGATCGACATGAACGACGTGCTGTCGGCCGACCTGGTGGGAATCTCGGCCATCACGTCCACGGCGCCCCAGTCCTACCGGCTGGCCGACAAGGTCCGCGAGGCCGGCGGGCTCGTCGTCATGGGGGGGACGCACACGAGCTTCCTGGCCGAGGAAGGACTCCGGCACGCCGATTTCGTCATCCGGGGCGAGGGCGAGTTCGCGTTTCAGGAACTGGTCGAGGCCATCGAGCGCGGCGGCGGCTTCGAGAAGATCCAGAACCTCTCGTACCTGGTCGACGGCCGGGCCGTGCACAATCCCGAGCGGCCCAAGATCCCCAACCTCGACGTCAACCCCATTCCCGACTACCACTTGATCAGGGGCTGGAAGGCCGGTGGGGTCATCTCCATCGCCACCTCCCGAGGGTGTCCCTTCTCGTGCACCTTCTGCTCGGTGCCGGGCATGTACGGCCACGCCTTCCGGACACATTCGATCGGCCGCGTGCTCGAGGAGCTGGCTGTGCACAAGGACGCCATGTACGCCTTCTTCGCCGACGACATCTTCACCGCGAACAAGAAACGGGTGAAGGAGCTGCTGCGGGGGATGATCGACCGCGGGCTCACCCCGGAGTGGGGCGCCCAGGTGCGGACGGAGACGGTGGACGACCCCGAGCTTTTGCAGCTCATGCGCGACTCCAACTGTTTCAATGTCTACGTCGGCTTCGAGTCGATCAACCCCCGGACGTTGAAGCTCTTCCAGAAGAAGCAGGACCTGGCCAAGATCGAGCGCTCCATCGAGCGGTTCCACGCCCACAAGATCCGGATCCACGGCATGTTCGTGGTCGGCTCGGACGAGGACGACCTGGAGACCATCGATGCCACGGCGGAGTTCGCGCTCAAGCACGACATCGACTCCGTGCAGTTCATGATCCTCACGCCCATTCCGGGCTCGCCCGACTGGGAATCGCTGTACGCCAACGGCGAAAAGTACGTGATCAACGACAACTGGTCGCTCTACGACGGCCACCACACGGTGCACCAGCCTCGCCGCATGTCGCCCTACGAGCTGCAGATGGCGGCCATCAACGCGATGGCCAAGTTCTATTCCTGGCGCGGCATCGCCCAGAAGATCCTGAAGCGGGACATCTACTACACGACCATCCGCTACTGGGGCAAGAAGATGATCCGGCAGTGGTGGAAGGACGAGGAGAACCGGGCCCACGTCGAATGGCTGCGCGACCAGCTGTACGCCGACGCTCGGCAGCTCGGCCACCGCGACATGAAGACGGTGGGGCTGCCCGAGGTCCTGCTGCAGGACTCGCTGGGCCGGCTGCTGCAGCGCTTCCTGAGCGAGCTGGGGGTGACGGTCGTTCCCCTCGCCGAGGTAGCGCTGGAGGGCGCGGCCCGGGCGCGCCAGACGATCGACTGCGTGATCACGCCCCTCGTGAAGCGGGCGGCGCGGGAGCGCGAGGAATTCTACAGCCGGCTCACCGCGGTGAGCACCGCGGTGCACGCACAGTGGGACAAGCTCCCGAAGGTGAGTTTCCCGCTCATCGAGGGGCAGGGCCCGGTCTTCGAGCCGTTCGCCAAGATCGGCCTGCTCTTTACCCGCAATCTGGACCAGATCCGCACGGCCTATCGGGACGCTGGCGTCGCCGAAGGGCTGTGGGAGGGCGCTTAA
- the nrdR gene encoding transcriptional regulator NrdR — protein MKCPFCGHTEDRVVDSRVGREGEFIRRRRECLKCHRRYTTYEYIEDVLPHVAKRDGRREPFDRQKLRSSILKACEKRSVGVQKVDDIVADIEARLHERAEKETSSMELGDMVMEHLKRLDQVAYVRFASVYRQFQDVSQFSETVNQLKGLLKEDKVKPVALPKPRVLAKTNTK, from the coding sequence ATGAAGTGTCCGTTCTGCGGTCACACCGAGGACCGCGTCGTGGACTCGCGCGTTGGCCGGGAGGGGGAGTTCATCCGGCGTCGCCGGGAATGCCTCAAGTGTCACCGCCGCTACACGACGTACGAGTACATCGAGGACGTCCTGCCGCACGTGGCCAAGCGCGACGGACGGCGGGAGCCGTTCGATCGCCAGAAGCTCCGGAGCTCCATCCTCAAGGCGTGCGAGAAGCGCTCGGTGGGGGTGCAGAAGGTCGACGACATCGTGGCCGACATCGAGGCCCGCCTGCACGAGCGCGCCGAGAAGGAGACCTCCAGCATGGAGCTGGGGGACATGGTGATGGAGCACCTCAAGCGGCTGGACCAGGTCGCCTACGTCCGCTTCGCCTCGGTGTACCGGCAGTTCCAGGACGTGTCGCAGTTCTCGGAGACCGTCAATCAGCTCAAAGGCCTCCTCAAAGAGGACAAGGTCAAGCCCGTCGCTCTGCCCAAGCCCCGCGTCCTCGCCAAGACCAACACCAAGTAG
- the glyA gene encoding serine hydroxymethyltransferase: MSRLAEVDPDIAKALREETQRQHRNLELIASENFVSEAVLEALGSVMTNKYAEGYPGRRYYGGCEVVDIAEELAISRARELFGAEHVNVQPHSGAQANMAVYFTVLKPGDTVLGPNLSHGGHLTAGSPVNYSGKLYNVVPYGVRRDTERIDLDQVRDLARQHRPRMIIAGGSAFPRAIDFAPFGDIAREVGAALMADIAHPAGLVAAGLHPSPIGHADFVTTTTHKTLRGPRGGMVMCRAQDAATLDKVVMPGVQGGPLMHVIAAKAVAFREALTPEWPAYQQQVVRNAAALAEALLARGYRLVSGGTDTHLLLVDLTDRKITGKDAQEALDRAWITANKNTVPFDTRSPMVTSGIRLGTPAVTTRGMREAEMARIAELIDRVLTNLGVPAVEAQVRGEVQELTSRFPLYPDRRK, translated from the coding sequence ATGTCCCGGCTCGCTGAGGTCGATCCCGACATCGCCAAGGCCCTCCGCGAGGAGACCCAGCGCCAGCATCGCAACCTCGAGCTGATCGCGTCCGAGAATTTCGTCTCGGAGGCGGTCCTGGAAGCGCTGGGCTCGGTGATGACCAACAAGTACGCCGAGGGGTATCCCGGGCGCCGCTACTACGGCGGCTGCGAGGTCGTCGACATCGCCGAGGAGCTGGCCATCAGCCGCGCCAGGGAGCTGTTCGGCGCCGAGCACGTCAACGTGCAACCGCACTCGGGCGCCCAGGCCAACATGGCCGTGTATTTCACCGTGCTGAAGCCCGGCGACACCGTCCTGGGCCCGAACCTCTCGCACGGCGGACACCTCACGGCGGGCAGCCCGGTGAACTACTCCGGCAAGCTCTACAACGTCGTTCCCTACGGGGTGCGCCGGGACACCGAACGCATCGACCTCGACCAGGTGCGTGACCTCGCCCGCCAGCATCGCCCCCGGATGATCATCGCCGGCGGCTCGGCCTTCCCCCGGGCCATCGACTTCGCCCCCTTCGGGGACATCGCCCGCGAGGTGGGCGCGGCGCTGATGGCCGATATCGCGCATCCGGCCGGGCTGGTGGCCGCGGGCCTGCACCCGTCCCCGATCGGCCACGCCGATTTCGTCACCACCACGACGCACAAGACGCTCCGCGGACCCCGAGGCGGCATGGTGATGTGTCGCGCGCAGGACGCGGCGACGCTGGACAAGGTGGTGATGCCGGGAGTCCAGGGCGGGCCGCTCATGCACGTCATCGCCGCCAAGGCGGTGGCGTTCCGGGAGGCGCTCACGCCGGAGTGGCCGGCCTACCAGCAGCAGGTGGTGCGCAACGCGGCTGCGCTGGCCGAGGCGCTCCTGGCCCGCGGGTATCGGCTGGTCAGCGGAGGCACCGACACCCATCTGCTCCTCGTGGACCTCACCGACCGCAAGATCACCGGCAAGGATGCGCAGGAGGCCCTCGACCGGGCGTGGATCACGGCCAACAAGAACACCGTCCCGTTCGACACCCGCAGTCCCATGGTGACGAGCGGAATCCGCCTCGGCACCCCCGCCGTGACGACGCGGGGCATGCGCGAGGCCGAGATGGCGCGGATCGCCGAGCTCATCGACCGGGTGCTCACCAACCTGGGGGTCCCGGCGGTAGAGGCCCAGGTCCGGGGCGAGGTCCAGGAGCTGACGAGCCGGTTCCCGTTGTATCCGGATCGCCGCAAGTGA
- the rpiB gene encoding ribose 5-phosphate isomerase B: protein MWVIALGADHAGFALKEELKLWLTARDHEVLDFGTHSAEIVDYPDFAAVVAEAVARGKAARGVLVCGTGIGMAIAANKVPGARAAVCGDAGAARMSREHNDANILALGARVLPRETAFSIVETWLRTDFAAGRHTRRVEKLAALERLVAREDPHVPAR, encoded by the coding sequence ATGTGGGTCATCGCGCTCGGCGCCGATCACGCCGGCTTCGCCCTCAAGGAGGAGCTCAAGCTGTGGCTGACGGCGCGCGACCACGAGGTCCTCGATTTCGGCACCCACTCGGCCGAGATCGTGGACTATCCCGATTTCGCGGCGGTCGTGGCCGAAGCCGTCGCTCGGGGCAAGGCCGCGCGCGGCGTGCTGGTGTGCGGCACCGGCATCGGGATGGCGATCGCGGCCAACAAGGTCCCGGGCGCCCGAGCCGCCGTGTGCGGCGATGCCGGGGCGGCGCGGATGAGCCGCGAGCACAACGACGCCAACATCCTCGCCCTGGGGGCCCGCGTCCTGCCGCGGGAGACGGCGTTCTCGATCGTCGAGACCTGGCTCAGGACCGACTTCGCGGCTGGGCGTCACACCCGTCGCGTGGAGAAGCTTGCCGCTCTGGAGCGTCTGGTCGCGCGGGAGGATCCGCATGTCCCGGCTCGCTGA
- a CDS encoding glucosamine-6-phosphate deaminase: MRFAVVRDADELAVAASELLRDRVRATPALAVAVPAGRTPRRMYARLRDMQARDPVDFSRLRVFSVDELCPPAPVDGYFWRQVRREFVGWAAVPQERCHPFRVEADDLDAMCQGYEQTIARCGGLDLVMLGLGPNAHLASNEPGGPLDSSTRPVTLLPETVAYIKTDGVNLALAGGAVSDRAVTLGLATILAAREVVVLVSGPAKRRAIAGLAAGPITPEVPGSILRRHPNCTILLDRDASPELLSPDILVP, translated from the coding sequence ATGCGGTTCGCCGTCGTCCGTGACGCCGACGAGCTCGCCGTGGCGGCATCCGAGCTCCTGCGTGACCGGGTGCGAGCCACCCCCGCGCTGGCGGTGGCGGTGCCGGCGGGGAGAACGCCACGGCGGATGTACGCGCGGCTCCGCGACATGCAGGCTCGGGACCCCGTCGACTTCTCGCGTCTGCGCGTGTTCTCGGTGGACGAGCTGTGTCCGCCCGCGCCGGTCGACGGCTACTTCTGGCGCCAGGTGCGCAGGGAGTTCGTGGGCTGGGCCGCGGTCCCGCAGGAGCGCTGCCATCCCTTCCGTGTCGAGGCCGACGATCTCGACGCGATGTGCCAGGGCTACGAGCAGACCATCGCCCGCTGCGGGGGCCTCGACCTGGTGATGCTCGGCCTGGGACCCAACGCGCACCTGGCCTCCAACGAGCCGGGCGGACCTCTCGATTCCTCGACGCGGCCGGTGACCCTGCTACCGGAGACCGTGGCCTACATCAAGACCGACGGGGTCAACCTCGCCCTGGCCGGTGGCGCCGTGTCCGACCGCGCGGTCACGCTGGGGCTGGCCACCATTCTCGCCGCCCGGGAGGTGGTCGTCCTCGTGAGCGGTCCGGCCAAGCGGCGGGCGATCGCCGGTCTCGCGGCCGGGCCGATCACCCCCGAGGTCCCGGGCTCGATCCTGAGACGCCACCCCAACTGCACGATCCTGCTCGACCGGGACGCGAGCCCGGAGCTGCTGTCCCCCGACATCTTGGTACCTTGA
- a CDS encoding MBL fold metallo-hydrolase gives MLQADTLLVESTYGNRLHPPDDGTPVIVQAMRRAVERRGALLIPAFAVGRTQQLLYLLRQLEEEDRVPALPVYLDSPMAIAATVAYARHPEEHDDETSRTGAAGTRPFAPARFHLSPSAEDSKRLNDVEGPLVIIAGSGMATGGRILHHLRRRLGDERTTVLFAGYQAPGTRGRSLCEGARSVRIFGEEMPVRATILTTDALSAHADQQDLLRWLKGFQRPPAATYAVHGEPAAASALCEVIVRELGWPRVAVAAHGARVAL, from the coding sequence GTGCTGCAGGCCGACACGCTTCTGGTCGAATCCACCTACGGCAACCGGCTCCACCCGCCCGATGACGGCACGCCGGTGATCGTGCAGGCGATGCGGCGGGCCGTCGAGCGCCGGGGCGCGCTGCTGATCCCCGCCTTCGCCGTGGGGCGGACGCAGCAGCTGCTCTACCTCCTGCGCCAGCTCGAGGAAGAGGATCGAGTGCCGGCGCTGCCCGTGTACCTGGACAGCCCCATGGCGATCGCCGCGACGGTGGCTTACGCCCGCCATCCCGAGGAGCACGACGACGAGACGTCGCGCACGGGCGCGGCGGGCACGAGGCCCTTCGCCCCGGCCCGCTTCCATCTGTCGCCGTCCGCCGAGGACTCGAAGCGGCTCAATGACGTGGAGGGCCCGCTGGTCATCATCGCAGGAAGCGGGATGGCCACCGGAGGACGGATCCTCCACCACCTCCGCCGCCGGCTCGGTGACGAGCGGACCACGGTGCTGTTCGCCGGCTACCAGGCGCCCGGCACACGCGGACGATCGCTGTGCGAGGGCGCGCGCTCGGTCAGGATCTTCGGCGAAGAGATGCCCGTGCGGGCGACGATCTTGACGACCGACGCCTTGTCCGCCCATGCCGACCAGCAGGACCTGCTCCGGTGGCTGAAGGGCTTCCAGCGGCCGCCGGCGGCCACCTACGCCGTGCACGGAGAACCGGCGGCGGCAAGCGCCCTGTGCGAGGTGATCGTCCGCGAGCTGGGCTGGCCGCGTGTCGCGGTCGCCGCCCACGGCGCCCGTGTGGCGCTCTGA
- a CDS encoding MBL fold metallo-hydrolase, protein MTASLTFHGAAGTVTGAKFLVDAGGAQVLLECGLFQGLRELREPNWAASPVEAAGLDAVLLSHAHLDHSGYLPRLVSNGYAGAVYCSPGTADVLAIMLPDAARLEEEEAAFRNKVRATRHTPALPLFTGEDAARALALLRPIRFDARFAPAPGLAARFRPATSWGPPRSSSSWRASGSCTRVISAATACRSCRIPSRCCRPTRFWSNPPTATGSTRPMTARR, encoded by the coding sequence GTGACGGCATCGCTCACCTTTCACGGCGCCGCCGGCACCGTGACGGGCGCCAAGTTCCTCGTCGACGCTGGCGGCGCCCAGGTACTTCTCGAGTGCGGGCTGTTTCAGGGGCTGCGTGAGCTGCGCGAGCCCAACTGGGCCGCGTCCCCAGTCGAGGCCGCCGGGCTCGACGCCGTCCTGCTCTCCCACGCCCACCTGGACCACAGCGGCTACCTGCCCCGGCTCGTGAGCAACGGCTACGCCGGGGCCGTGTACTGCTCACCGGGCACAGCGGATGTGCTCGCCATCATGCTGCCGGATGCCGCCCGGCTCGAGGAAGAGGAGGCGGCCTTTCGCAACAAGGTGCGGGCGACGCGCCACACCCCCGCGCTGCCGCTGTTCACCGGCGAAGACGCGGCACGGGCGCTGGCCCTGCTGCGGCCGATACGCTTCGACGCTCGCTTCGCTCCCGCGCCGGGATTGGCCGCGCGGTTCCGGCCGGCCACATCCTGGGGACCTCCACGGTCGAGCTCGAGCTGGCGGGCAAGCGGCTCGTGTACTCGGGTGATCTCGGCCGCTACGGCGTGCCGATCATGCAGGATCCCCAGCCGGTGCTGCAGGCCGACACGCTTCTGGTCGAATCCACCTACGGCAACCGGCTCCACCCGCCCGATGACGGCACGCCGGTGA
- the thiI gene encoding tRNA uracil 4-sulfurtransferase ThiI — protein MSRLHAAVIVHYHEISLKRGNRPLFLRRLARNLSRATADLGQVTVRQLPGRILLELGDSGCAEAVRDRTARVCGVSSVAVAYRVPSTVDAMKAAVGRVVDERTFRSFRISARRAFRSYPLTSVELNRELGAFVLARLQNAVRVNLREPELEVHVEVLPAETFVYADPVPGPGGLPVGVSGTVAALLSGGIDSPVAAWRMMKRGCRVIFVHFHSVPYLPATSQAKARALVERLTQWQYRSDLLLVPLGEIQREVVLSVPPPIRVVVYRRMMVRIAEALGRPMGAEALITGESLGQVASQTLTNLSRIDEVAGLPVLRPLVGMDKLEITGEAQRLGTFEISIEPDADCCTLFVPRHPSTRVGADEIRAAEARLDIARLVGLGVAGAIRESFEFPPAVIGTGRRAGLPPAAHGE, from the coding sequence ATGAGCCGCCTGCACGCCGCCGTCATCGTCCACTATCACGAGATCAGCCTGAAGCGTGGCAACCGTCCGCTGTTCCTGCGCCGCCTGGCCCGCAACCTCAGCCGAGCCACCGCCGATCTCGGGCAGGTGACCGTGCGCCAGCTTCCCGGGCGGATCCTTCTGGAGCTCGGCGACTCGGGATGCGCCGAGGCCGTGCGTGACCGCACCGCCCGGGTGTGCGGGGTGAGCAGCGTGGCCGTCGCCTACCGGGTGCCGTCCACAGTGGACGCGATGAAGGCGGCGGTCGGCCGGGTCGTCGACGAGCGCACGTTCCGATCGTTCCGGATTTCGGCGCGGCGGGCCTTCCGGAGCTATCCGCTGACGTCGGTGGAGCTGAACCGGGAGCTGGGCGCCTTCGTCCTCGCCCGGCTGCAGAACGCCGTCCGGGTGAATCTGCGCGAGCCCGAGCTGGAGGTCCACGTCGAGGTCCTGCCCGCTGAGACCTTCGTCTACGCCGACCCCGTGCCGGGGCCGGGCGGCCTGCCCGTCGGCGTCAGCGGAACGGTGGCAGCGTTGCTGTCGGGAGGCATCGACTCGCCGGTGGCGGCCTGGCGGATGATGAAGCGCGGCTGCCGGGTGATCTTCGTGCACTTCCACAGCGTGCCCTACTTGCCGGCCACCTCCCAGGCCAAGGCCCGCGCGCTCGTAGAGCGGCTCACGCAGTGGCAGTATCGGTCCGACCTGCTGCTGGTGCCGCTGGGCGAGATCCAGCGCGAGGTGGTGCTGAGCGTGCCCCCGCCGATCCGGGTCGTCGTGTATCGGCGGATGATGGTGAGGATCGCCGAGGCGCTGGGACGCCCGATGGGGGCCGAGGCCCTGATCACCGGCGAGAGTCTGGGTCAGGTGGCCTCGCAGACGCTCACCAACCTGTCCCGCATCGATGAGGTCGCGGGACTGCCCGTGCTCCGCCCGCTGGTCGGCATGGACAAGCTCGAGATCACCGGTGAGGCCCAGCGCCTCGGGACCTTCGAGATCTCCATCGAGCCCGACGCCGACTGCTGCACCCTCTTCGTCCCCCGGCATCCCTCCACCCGCGTCGGCGCGGACGAGATCCGGGCGGCCGAGGCGCGCCTGGACATCGCCCGGCTGGTGGGCCTGGGCGTCGCCGGCGCGATACGGGAATCGTTCGAGTTTCCCCCTGCGGTGATCGGCACTGGCCGTCGGGCGGGGCTGCCGCCCGCGGCCCACGGCGAGTGA
- a CDS encoding molybdenum cofactor guanylyltransferase: MRVTGVIQAGGKSTRMGGRPKALMDLGGRRIIERVMRALESAVDDVLVVTNTPELYGFLGVPMVPDVYPDHGSLGGIYSGLKAASGDAAFTVACDMPFLRPEIVRMVVERAGAGDVVIPRVHGLYETLHAAYRKTCLPPMQERLNRGRLKIIDFFDAVQVVPIEEDELGRYGDPDIVFMNVNTPQELERARALAERSAG; encoded by the coding sequence GTGAGGGTCACCGGCGTCATCCAGGCGGGCGGCAAGAGCACCCGCATGGGAGGCCGGCCCAAGGCGCTGATGGATCTCGGCGGCCGGCGGATCATCGAGCGGGTGATGAGGGCCCTGGAATCAGCGGTGGATGATGTGCTGGTCGTGACCAACACTCCGGAGCTGTACGGCTTTCTCGGTGTGCCGATGGTGCCCGACGTCTATCCGGACCACGGGTCGCTGGGCGGGATCTACTCCGGCCTGAAGGCGGCCTCGGGCGACGCGGCGTTCACCGTCGCCTGCGATATGCCGTTTCTCCGCCCGGAGATCGTGCGAATGGTGGTCGAGCGGGCGGGCGCCGGCGACGTCGTGATCCCGCGCGTGCATGGCCTGTACGAGACGCTGCACGCCGCCTACCGAAAGACGTGCCTGCCGCCCATGCAGGAGCGGCTGAATCGGGGGCGCCTGAAGATCATCGACTTCTTCGACGCCGTCCAGGTGGTTCCCATCGAGGAGGACGAGCTGGGTCGTTACGGCGATCCCGACATCGTCTTCATGAACGTCAACACCCCCCAGGAGCTTGAGCGAGCCCGGGCGCTGGCCGAGCGGAGCGCGGGATGA